DNA from Pirellulales bacterium:
GTCACCGCCTACGGTCAACTTGGCGAATACGACGAAAGCTCGAAGGGCTTTGCGCCGTTGTATTACGCCGACCGGATCGAATTGCTGGAGCAATAGTCGGCCCGGCCTGAGCACCGGGAGGGAATCGGGTCGAATCTTGATTCCCCCCTCGACGGCAACTAGGTTGACGATAGTTGTCCGCGCGACCGCTTCTCGGTCAGTGCCCCGTTCTCGCCGCCCGTCGGACCGTTCGCCTTGCACGCCTTGAAGAACCGCTTCGTCGAGCTGCTTTCCACGCGGGTCGATGGCGCGTCGCTGGCGATGTTCCGCATCTTCCTGGGGGTGGAGGTCGTGTTGACGGCCTGCTCGCTGCTGGTACCCAGCTCGGCGAGCGAAGCCGATTACGCCGTCGGCGTGGCGAACCATTTCTCGATGCCCCCGGCGCACTGGTTCTTTCCCTACCACGGCTTCGAATGGGTACGTCCCTGGCCCGAGCCGGGAATGACCACGCACTGCCTGGTTCTGTTGTTAGCCGGCTCGTTCGTCGCGTTGGGGCTGTACTACCGCGTGGCGATCGTCGTGGCATTCCTGGCCCGCACGTACATCTTTTTGCTCGACGAATCGATCTACAACAACCACTACTATCTCGAGTGTTTGCTCTTGTTCCTGCTCGCCTGGATGCCTGCCGCGCAGGTCTTCAGCCTCGACCGCTGGCGTCATTCGCGCCAGACATCCTCGCGCCGACAGCCTGCCTCGGACGTGCCGTTCTGGTCGATCTTCTTGCTGCGAGCGCAATTGTTTCTCGTGTACTTCTTCGGAGGCGTCACGAAGCTGCAAACGCAGTACCTGCTCGATGGCGAGCCGATGAAAACGCTGCTCCGCGATCCGGGCGTTTGGGCGCCGTACGAAGCCCTGCTGCCCGCCGCGTTCATGCAGCCGATTCGCGAGCTGGCGAGCCGGGCCGAGACCGCCTATTTTCTGGGCTACTGCGGTTTGCTCTACGACCTGCTGATCGGATTCCTGCTCGTTTTTCGCCGCACGCGCGCGCTGGGCATCGTGCTCACGCTCATCTTTCACGGCCTGAACCACTTTTTGTTCTTCGACGATATCGGCTGGTTTCCGCTGTTGGGAGTCTTGTCGGCGACGATCTTCCTCGAGCCCGACTGGCCGCGCCGCTTCTGGCATGCCGTGCGCGAACGTCGTCTTCCCCGCCCCGAGTGGCGCTGGCTGATCGGCGGCGCTATCTTGCTGCCGGGGGTAGGCGCGGCGCTAGGCTGGTGGTCTGCTCCGACGCCACGTGTCGCGCCGAAGCGGCACGAGCTCATCGGCAGCGTGGCGTTCGCCATGATCGTCGCTTGGGTCGCCTTTCAAGCCTTGTGGCCCTTGAGACACTACGCCATCGCCGGCGACGTGAATTGGACCAACGAGGGAGAACGCTTCAGTTGGCGGATGAAGAGCAATCTCAAGTTGACGCGGTCTCCCGTGTTTCGCGTCGAAGACGCACGCGTGCTCGGGCGCGATGCCCAGGGCGCCTGGCAGATCGACTGGCAGGCCTTGGGCACGCCGGTCACGGTCTATCATGACGTGGCCCCCGCGGCGATCGATTGGCGGGCCATGCCCGAGCTGTTCATCGAATACTCTCCCTTCGTTGGCGAGCGATTGATTTACAACGCGCGGCACGATCTTCCCGCCGATCGGCCGGCGCCGACGCTGGAGGAGTCGCGCTCGCGGATCGGCTCGCTTTGGCAACAGGCGTTTCAACGGCCCGTCGCGGGCGATCCCTTGGTCGTCCCGCGGACGCTTGCCGAACTGCTCAACGGCTGGGATAAGCAGCTCACGGCGGACCGTGTCCCCGTGCATCTCAGCGATGCCGGGCGTTACGCCCAGATTCGTGCCGCCGAAGTGGAGGACGCCACCCCGGGCGCGCCCGACTACGACGGCAAGCTCCAGAGCCTGCAACTGGCCCTCTCGATCCTCTTGGTCGAGCCGGAGTATGGCCGCCAATTGCGCGCCTTGTTGCGAGACTCGGTTCCCTTGGCCACCTCCGGCGCGAAGTCGGTTCCCGCGGGCATCTACGTGATCGACGACGCGGCGCTCGCACAAACGGACGACAAGGGCGTGATGCGCCTCGATCGCGCGAAGCTCGCCCCCCTGGGGGCCGCCGCGCAGCACGTGTTCGCTGAGTTGGAACGCAACGCGCATTGGGAGTGGTCGTCGCTGCCGCGGACGCTCGTCTATGCCGACCCGCAGGGCAACTATCAGTTGCTCTGGAATCAGCACGCTGACCTGTTGCGCTTGCAAGACTCGATGATGCAGGTGCGACCCTACATGATTCACCAGTATGCGAATCGTATTGCCGAACTTTGGGAGCAAGAGCAGGGGCGCCGCCCGCGCGTCTTCGTGACGAACTACGTCGCCCTGGTGCCGCGTCCTCCGCAGTTGCTCATCGATCCGCAGGCCGATCTGGCCGCCGTGCCTTTACGGCTTTTTGGCCATAATGAATGGATCCTGCCCCTCGACGCGCCGCGGCCACGGCCGTGATGCCCCGGTGCGATGGACTGCGTCGCTGCAACGGCCGGCAGAATCGTCAATTCCCTTGCGCGCGGCGCGACCTACAATTGCGTTGAGGGGTTTTAGGGGATTACTTAGACTGGAACGGAGAGTACCCCAAGTAATACAGACGGGCGACGAAGATCTCGCTGCACAACGGCGAGACAAAACGCCGCCGTCGCTGATTCCTTCTAGAAACGTCTGCCGGAACACCATCGTTGAACCTCATCGGTCAATCTCTTACCGCTCGCGTGCAGTCGTGGACCTCGGGGCCCGTGGGGCGTCGGCTGGCGAGCTGGTCGCTGCTGTTGCCGAAGATCGCCTCGTTCGAGCCGGAGTTGCTCGAGTTGAACGATCACGAGCTGCGCAAACGCAGCCTGTCGATACGCTACCGGGCCAAGGCCCAAGAGCCCCTCGATCGTCTGCTGCCCGAGGCATTTGCCCTGGTGCGCGAGGCGGGTCGCCGCACGATGGGCATGCGGCACTACGACGTGCAGATGCTTGGCGGCATCGCTATGCACCACCACTCGATCGCCGAAATGCAGACGGGCGAAGGCAAGACGCTGACGGCCACGCTGCCGCTGTATCTCAATGCGCTGATCGGACGCGGCGTCCACCTGGCCACGGTCAACGACTATCTGGCTCGCCGCGACGCCGAGTGGATGCGGCCGATTTACGAGATGCTGGGCATGACGGTCGGCGTGGTCGAAACGCAGATGTCGCAGGCCAAGCGACGCGAGGCCTACGCCTGCGATATCACCTACGGCACGGCCAAGGAATTCGGCTTCGATTTCCTGCGCGACCGCCTGTTGCTGCGCCGCATTCGCGAAGGCCAGGTCGATTTCCTCGGGGGCATGCTGGGACACGACTCGGCCGGTAGTAGCGAAAAGCCGGTGCAGCGGGGCGCCTACTATGCCCTGGTCGACGAGGCGGACAGTATTCTCATCGACGAGGCCCGCACGCCGCTGATCATCAGTGCCTTGCCCAGCGAGGCGCAAAAGATCGCCGTCGAGTGTTACAAGTGGAGCGCCGGCATCACGAACGAGTTCGAAGACGAAGAGCACTACGACTACGATCACGAGCGGCAGTCGGTCGAGTTGACGGCAGCCGGTCGGCAGCTCGTGCGCATGCTGCCCAAGCCTGAGGCGATGGACGCCGTCGGCATGTTCACGATCTACGAGTACGTGGAGCGGGCCATCAAGGTCGAGCGCGCCTTCACGCTCGATCGTCAGTACGTGATCCGCGATGGCGAAATCGTGATCGTCGACGAGTTCACCGGCCGCCTGGCCGAGGGGCGCAAGTGGCGCGACGGTCTGCATCAGGCCGTCGAGGCCCGCGAGGAGGTCAAGGTGACCGTGGAAACGGGGCAGGCCGCCCGCGTCACCGTGCAGGATTTCTTTCTGCGCTACGAGCGCCTGGCCGGTATGACCGGCACGGCGTCGAGTTCCTCGCGCGAGTTGCACAAAATTTACAAGCTGCGCGTCGTGCCGATTCCCACGAACCGCCCCGCGGTGCGCGAGCGGCTGGACGATGCCGTCTTTGGCACCGCCGAAGCGAAATGGGACGCGATCATCGATGAAGTGCGCGAGGTACACTCCACGGGCCGGCCGATCCTGATCGGCACGCGCTCGATCGACAAATCGGAACTGCTCTCGCGGCTGCTGACGGCCATCGGCATCGAGCACCAGGTGCTCAACGCCAACCATATCGCGACCGAGGCCGATATCGTGGCGCGGGCCGGTCAGCGCGCACGCGTCACCGTGTCGACCAACATGGCCGGCCGCGGTACCGACATCAAGTTGGGAGAAGGGATCCACGAGCTCGGTGGCCTGCACGTCATCTGTACCGAGATGCACGATTCGGCCCGTATCGACCGCCAGTTGATCGGCCGTTGCGGACGCCAGGGGGATCCCGGTACGTTCCGTCAGTATCTGGCGCTCGACGACGACATTCTGCTCGGCGGCCTGGGGCCGAATCGTTCGCGCAAGTTGAAGGCACAAGGCACGGACAATCCCGGCCGCGTCAGGACGAGCGGCAAGCTGTTCCGCAAGGCACAAAGCCGCATCGAACGCCGCCACTACCGCGACCGCAAGGTGCTCATGCACTACGAGAAAGAACGGAAGAAGCTGCAGACGCAAATGGGGCAGGATCCCTACCTCGACACGGCGGGGTAGACGCTTCTTTTTTTCTCGGCAGGAAGCCAGCGAGCCCGATTCACGCGGGCCCGCTACCATTCGCATTCGTCGGGAATTCGCCCGAAGGCAATTTTGTTCTCCAGCGCATCGCGATAGGGATGTGCCGGGGCGTAGTAAATGGCCGACGGTCCCCAGCGATGGTTAATCTCATCGATCGCCTGCGAGATGTGCTGCAGCTTGTCGATCTCGTCGAACAACACGCGAGAAAGTTGCGAGGTCAACTCCAGCCCCGTGACGCAGACCCCCACTTTCTTTGGCGGAGAGAGGCTCGCGGGGCGTCTTTGCCACAGCTTGGAGAACTGCCCCAATAACGTGGGCGTATCGTTGGTCCGCGGCAACCCGATCTCATCCGAAAATCGAGCGCCGCGCAGGTCCTGAACGGAGACCTGTAAGCTGCTGGCGGAGTATCCGACTTGCCTCAATCGGTAGGCCAGCTTACAGACGAGCTTCACCAGGATGCCGTGTGCCGATTCCTCGTTCCGAAAAGGGGGAGCCAGCACATTGCTGTGGCTCATGGATCGGCGCTGGATCGGCTGCTCCGGCTCATCGTGGCCGTGAAAGCCCGCCCACCAGCTAGCCCCCGCTACCGACCCCCAAATCCGCACGGCCTGCTCCTGGCGAATCGCCCAGAGCTCGCGCACGGTCCGGATGCCATATCCCTCGAGACGCACGCGCATGCCGTGACCGATGCCGCAGAGACTTTCGAGCGGCAGATGATCGAGACGATCGGGCAGGTCGCTGATCTCGAGCACAACCAGCCCATCCGGTTTCTGCAGATTACTGGCTATTTTGGCCAGCAGGCGCGTGCTGGCGATACCAATGGAGCACGTCATCCAAGGACCAAAATCTTTGCCGATTTGCCGCTTGATGCGCCGCGCAAGCCGTTGGGCCTGCGCGGGATGTCGGTCTTCGCCTCGCAGTCGAAAGCTCCATTCATCGATGGAATAGACACGCTCGACTTGGGCGCATTGGTCGACGCTTTGAAGCACGCGGTGGTGGATCTGGACGTAGATCCGCGGGCGCGCCTTGACCAGCACGATGCCGGGACACAAACGCCTCGCTTCCGGAACCAGGGTTCCTGTCTTCACGCCGCATTGCTTGGCCTCGTAGCTCGCTGCAATCGTGCAGGTGCTGTCGGTTTCGACCGGAATCACCCCCACGGGCCGACCGCGCAACTCGGGGCGGAGATATTGTTCCACCGAGGCGAAGTAAGAGTTCATGTCCATCAACATCCAGTTCATGGCTCAATCGCCCACGCGCCAAGGATAGGTGTGTTTTTGTACACTATAGCTAGGGCCGCACGATCCGCAAGTCAGCCCTGCTTTTCCCGTTGTGCGGGAGCGTGGTGTCCAGTCATCACGACAGGCTCTGGCCCTGAGCGAGATCGTAATCCGTCGTGTGGCCCACAGAAGCTGACAGCGGCAGGTACAGCACGAAGCGCGCGCCGCGCGTGCCTTTCGCCTCGCACGCCACACGGCCACCGAGCGCCTCGGCCACGCGAGCCACGAGCGCTAATCCGAGCCCGATCCCTTCCGAGCCCGATTGCCTGGCTGCCGGAGATCGATAGAAGGGGGCAAAGACCAGGTCCCGCTCGGAAGCCGGCACGCCGATGCCGTCATCCTCGACCGAGATGGCCACCTCCGGGCCTTGGGTGATGACGTGTACCTGCACGGGCGTGCCCGCGGGGCTGTACTTCATCGCGTTCTCGAGCAGATTATCGATCGCTTGACCCAGCAGCGTGGCTGAGGCCAGCACGCGCGCCCGGGGATCGATCGAGCAGGTGAGGTCATCGCCACGCTCGTGCGCCCGCCAGCGGGCCAGGTGTTCGGGCAACCAGGCGGCCAATGCCAGTTCGTCCTTCTGCGGCGCCGCGGCATCGCTTTCGGCCCGGGCAAGGAACAAGAGGGTCTCGACAATCTGTTGCAGATTTTCTGTCTGGCGACTCAACGTTTCGAGTGTCTGGCGATATTCGTCGGCGCTGCGCGGCCGGCGCAGGGCGAGATCGATCTCGCCGCGCAATACCGTCAGCGGAGTACGCAGTTGGTGCGCCGCGTTGCCGGTGAAGCGTCGCTGGCGCTCGAAGGCTTGCTGCAATTGATCGAGCAGTCCGTTGAAGGCGAGGGCCAGTTCGCCTAGTTCGTCGCGACGCGCGGCCACGTCCATCCGCGTTTGAAAATCGGCTCCCTGCATGGCGCGCGCCTGGTCTGCCATCGAACGGACGGGATGAAGCGCCCGCTGGCAGTAACGCCGGCCCACGATCGCCGCCACGATCCATAACGCCGCAGGCAGCATGACGAGCAGGAGTGCCAACTGGAACAAGTTGGCGTGCAACTCTCCCGGTACGCCGGCCACGGTCAGGGTCAGGGCGTCGAACTCATCCGCGTCACGATCGTCACCCGAGCTGGGATCGGGCGCTGCCAGCGTCTGCTGCATCAGACGCCACGGGGCCACATCGACGATCTCGTGCGGATCGCCGGCGCTCCGCGCCGACCATTCGAGCAGCCGGGCATCGGCGACCGTGGCGGCGTCGAGATTACGCGACCGATCGACGACGTGACCGCGCGGATCGGTAATCACCCAACGCACGTCGTCCGCGTCGCGCTCGTCGCCGAGCATGATCGTGTGGTCCGAGGGCTGCCATTTGACCCCCTCGGGCTCGACTTCGATGGCGGCGGTGAGTACCCGGAAGGCATTGCGCAACCGATTGTCGAACTGGCCGTAAAGGTGTTCGCGGATCAGCACGTAGCCCAGCAGCGAATATCCTGCCAGGCAGATGGCGAGCGCCGCTAGAAAGAACGCCGAAACACGATTCACCAGGGTCATGTTAGTCGTCGTCTCCGGTTTCGGTTTCGAAGACGTACCCGCGGCCGCGCCGCGTTTGAATGACCCGGGGACCGTAGGCCTCTAGCTTGCGACGCAGTTCCTTCACGTGGACCTCGATCGTGTTCGACAGGCCGTCGTATTGATCGCCCCAGACGCTATCGAAGATTCGCGTCCGCGAGAGCACCGTGCCAGGATGCCTCAAGAACAGGCACAGGAGCGAAAATTCCTTGGCCGTCAGTTCGAGCGGAATCGTCTCGCGCGTGGCGCGCTGGCTGGCGAGATCGGCCCGGATGCCCAACTTCTCGAGCACCAGCCCCGATTGCTGTTCCGGACGGCGTAAGAGCGCGCGAATCCGCGCCAGTAGTTCCTCGAAGGCGAAGGGCTTGCACAAATAGTCGTCCGCGCCGGCGTCGAGTCCCGCGACCCGTTCGGGCACGGCGTCGCGCGCGGTCAGCATGATCACGGGGGTCGAGCGATTGCGGCCGCGGAATCGCTTGAGCAGATCGATGCCGTCTTCGCCGGGCAGCCACCAATCGAGCAGCACCAGGTCCCACGTTCCGTGATGGAGGGCATGATCTCCGGTGGGGCCATCGGCGGCATGCTCGACCTGGTACCCCTCTTCGGTGAGCCCCCGCACGAGAAAATCGGCAATCCGCCGTTCATCTTCGACGAGCAGGATGCGACTACTCATGGAGTG
Protein-coding regions in this window:
- a CDS encoding response regulator transcription factor produces the protein MVRHSMSSRILLVEDERRIADFLVRGLTEEGYQVEHAADGPTGDHALHHGTWDLVLLDWWLPGEDGIDLLKRFRGRNRSTPVIMLTARDAVPERVAGLDAGADDYLCKPFAFEELLARIRALLRRPEQQSGLVLEKLGIRADLASQRATRETIPLELTAKEFSLLCLFLRHPGTVLSRTRIFDSVWGDQYDGLSNTIEVHVKELRRKLEAYGPRVIQTRRGRGYVFETETGDDD
- a CDS encoding type VI secretion protein ImpB — translated: MNWMLMDMNSYFASVEQYLRPELRGRPVGVIPVETDSTCTIAASYEAKQCGVKTGTLVPEARRLCPGIVLVKARPRIYVQIHHRVLQSVDQCAQVERVYSIDEWSFRLRGEDRHPAQAQRLARRIKRQIGKDFGPWMTCSIGIASTRLLAKIASNLQKPDGLVVLEISDLPDRLDHLPLESLCGIGHGMRVRLEGYGIRTVRELWAIRQEQAVRIWGSVAGASWWAGFHGHDEPEQPIQRRSMSHSNVLAPPFRNEESAHGILVKLVCKLAYRLRQVGYSASSLQVSVQDLRGARFSDEIGLPRTNDTPTLLGQFSKLWQRRPASLSPPKKVGVCVTGLELTSQLSRVLFDEIDKLQHISQAIDEINHRWGPSAIYYAPAHPYRDALENKIAFGRIPDECEW
- a CDS encoding HAMP domain-containing protein → MTLVNRVSAFFLAALAICLAGYSLLGYVLIREHLYGQFDNRLRNAFRVLTAAIEVEPEGVKWQPSDHTIMLGDERDADDVRWVITDPRGHVVDRSRNLDAATVADARLLEWSARSAGDPHEIVDVAPWRLMQQTLAAPDPSSGDDRDADEFDALTLTVAGVPGELHANLFQLALLLVMLPAALWIVAAIVGRRYCQRALHPVRSMADQARAMQGADFQTRMDVAARRDELGELALAFNGLLDQLQQAFERQRRFTGNAAHQLRTPLTVLRGEIDLALRRPRSADEYRQTLETLSRQTENLQQIVETLLFLARAESDAAAPQKDELALAAWLPEHLARWRAHERGDDLTCSIDPRARVLASATLLGQAIDNLLENAMKYSPAGTPVQVHVITQGPEVAISVEDDGIGVPASERDLVFAPFYRSPAARQSGSEGIGLGLALVARVAEALGGRVACEAKGTRGARFVLYLPLSASVGHTTDYDLAQGQSLS
- a CDS encoding preprotein translocase subunit SecA codes for the protein MNLIGQSLTARVQSWTSGPVGRRLASWSLLLPKIASFEPELLELNDHELRKRSLSIRYRAKAQEPLDRLLPEAFALVREAGRRTMGMRHYDVQMLGGIAMHHHSIAEMQTGEGKTLTATLPLYLNALIGRGVHLATVNDYLARRDAEWMRPIYEMLGMTVGVVETQMSQAKRREAYACDITYGTAKEFGFDFLRDRLLLRRIREGQVDFLGGMLGHDSAGSSEKPVQRGAYYALVDEADSILIDEARTPLIISALPSEAQKIAVECYKWSAGITNEFEDEEHYDYDHERQSVELTAAGRQLVRMLPKPEAMDAVGMFTIYEYVERAIKVERAFTLDRQYVIRDGEIVIVDEFTGRLAEGRKWRDGLHQAVEAREEVKVTVETGQAARVTVQDFFLRYERLAGMTGTASSSSRELHKIYKLRVVPIPTNRPAVRERLDDAVFGTAEAKWDAIIDEVREVHSTGRPILIGTRSIDKSELLSRLLTAIGIEHQVLNANHIATEADIVARAGQRARVTVSTNMAGRGTDIKLGEGIHELGGLHVICTEMHDSARIDRQLIGRCGRQGDPGTFRQYLALDDDILLGGLGPNRSRKLKAQGTDNPGRVRTSGKLFRKAQSRIERRHYRDRKVLMHYEKERKKLQTQMGQDPYLDTAG
- a CDS encoding HTTM domain-containing protein, which translates into the protein MHALKNRFVELLSTRVDGASLAMFRIFLGVEVVLTACSLLVPSSASEADYAVGVANHFSMPPAHWFFPYHGFEWVRPWPEPGMTTHCLVLLLAGSFVALGLYYRVAIVVAFLARTYIFLLDESIYNNHYYLECLLLFLLAWMPAAQVFSLDRWRHSRQTSSRRQPASDVPFWSIFLLRAQLFLVYFFGGVTKLQTQYLLDGEPMKTLLRDPGVWAPYEALLPAAFMQPIRELASRAETAYFLGYCGLLYDLLIGFLLVFRRTRALGIVLTLIFHGLNHFLFFDDIGWFPLLGVLSATIFLEPDWPRRFWHAVRERRLPRPEWRWLIGGAILLPGVGAALGWWSAPTPRVAPKRHELIGSVAFAMIVAWVAFQALWPLRHYAIAGDVNWTNEGERFSWRMKSNLKLTRSPVFRVEDARVLGRDAQGAWQIDWQALGTPVTVYHDVAPAAIDWRAMPELFIEYSPFVGERLIYNARHDLPADRPAPTLEESRSRIGSLWQQAFQRPVAGDPLVVPRTLAELLNGWDKQLTADRVPVHLSDAGRYAQIRAAEVEDATPGAPDYDGKLQSLQLALSILLVEPEYGRQLRALLRDSVPLATSGAKSVPAGIYVIDDAALAQTDDKGVMRLDRAKLAPLGAAAQHVFAELERNAHWEWSSLPRTLVYADPQGNYQLLWNQHADLLRLQDSMMQVRPYMIHQYANRIAELWEQEQGRRPRVFVTNYVALVPRPPQLLIDPQADLAAVPLRLFGHNEWILPLDAPRPRP